In the genome of Populus trichocarpa isolate Nisqually-1 chromosome 6, P.trichocarpa_v4.1, whole genome shotgun sequence, one region contains:
- the LOC7473595 gene encoding AUGMIN subunit 1 translates to MSDLISGVDNMSVTEAKSGGNDAGRIAEVKAWLTSQFDAAGKDVPEFEYTPRSIAHLYNLATASQAKTQAANIVANDFRQKAVEYRAQAARIREILENVGLAQESLPSNVVSSAQVLANVANFLNIRDTELSSFLVAMGDLSLRKTGVEEKRAKVQKESKILLDYTRKAIARLTYLKRTLAQLEDDVPPCEAQMENWKTNLAVMASKERQYLQQYSNYKALLNRVGYTQDISHGMLVEMAEHRQDLEKKTKPIMDTLRSYQDLPPDKALATLAIEDKKRQYAAAEKYLEDVLQSALATTD, encoded by the exons atgAGTGATTTAATTTCTGGAGTTGATAATATGTCGGTGACGGAGGCGAAGAGTGGTGGTAATGATGCTGGTAGAATTGCAGAAGTGAAGGCGTGGCTTACCTCACAATTTGATGCAGCGGGGAAAGATGTTCCTGAATTCGAATATACGCCACGCAGCATTGctcatttatataatttagCTACTGCTTCACAAGCGAAAACACAGGCTGCCAACATTGTTGCGAATGATTTTCGCCAGAAAGCTGTGGAGTATCGTGCACAAG CTGCAAGGATTAGAGAGATACTCGAGAATGTGGGATTAGCACAGGAGAGTTTGCCCTCGAATGTGGTTTCATCAGCTCAAGTTCTTGCAAATGTAGCAAACTTTTTGAATATAAGAGACACGGAACTAAGCAG TTTTCTTGTAGCAATGGGGGATCTTTCTTTAAGAAAGACTGGAGTAGAAGAGAAGAGAGCTAAAGTACAGAAGGAGTCCAAAATTCTCCTTGATTACACACGGAAGGCAATAGCCAGGCTTACCTATTTAAAAAG AACACTCGCACAACTAGAGGATGATGTACCTCCTTGCGAGGCTCAGATGGAGAATTGGAAGACAAATTTAGCAGTTATGGCATCAAAGGAGCGACAATATTTGCAGCAGTACTCTAACTACAAG GCACTTCTTAATCGTGTGGGCTACACCCAAGACATTAGCCATGGGATGCTGGTAGAAATGGCTGAGCACAGACAAGATttggagaagaaaacaaaacccatcATGGATACTTTGAGGAGTTACCAGGACTTGCCTCCG GATAAAGCCTTGGCTACTTTAGCCATTGAGGACAAGAAAAGGCAGTATGCTGCTGCCGAGAAGTATCTCGAAGATGTATTGCAATCAGCCCTTGCCACAACAGATTAA
- the LOC7496114 gene encoding mitochondrial acidic protein mam33, translating into MPRVTPILRKGRKALENLGLVKILQSEIKHELSTTPFQDNQSGNLGDFKVDWDSLESQDVVLRRKCESGEEVAVSALLGQEMFAEGGIFPREVLMKVCVKKPGLNSVLQFDCGVSEKGIGGSQFHIYSAHYLHLTTTCPKPSAYRGPSFSDLDSDLQDALKGYLIAKGIGENLTNFLLLHLHKKELGQYVNWLQKLESLVLGKFD; encoded by the exons ATGCCTCGGGTGACCCCAATCTTGCGGAAGGGTCGCAAAGCACTTGAGAATCTGGGCTTGGTCAAAATCCTGCAGTCCGAAATCAAACACGAACTCTCAACTACTCCCTTCCAG GACAATCAAAGTGGTAATTTGGGAGATTTTAAGGTGGATTGGGATTCATTGGAATCGCAAGATGTGGTTTTGCGGAGAAAATGTGAGTCTGGTGAAGAGGTTGCTGTTTCAGCTTTGTTGGGTCAGGAGATGTTTGCAGAAGGAGGAATATTTCCACGGGAAGTTTTGATGAAGGTGTGTGTGAAGAAGCCTGGGTTGAACTCTGTTTTACAGTTTGATTGCGGGGTTTCTGAGAAAGGTATAGGTGGGTCACAGTTTCACATTTATAGTGCACATTATCTCCACTTGACGACAACCTGTCCCAAGCCTTCAGCTTACAGAGGCCCCTCATTCAG TGATTTGGACTCTGATTTACAAGATGCACTTAAGGGATACTTGATAGCCAAGGGTATTGGTGAAAACCTAACTAACTTCCTCCTCTTACACCTACACAAAAAGGAGCTCGGTCAATATGTGAATTGGTTACAAAAGCTTGAATCTCTGGTGCTGGGAAAATTCGATTGA
- the LOC7496115 gene encoding putative calcium-transporting ATPase 11, plasma membrane-type isoform X1, with protein sequence MDKLLKDFEVEPKNTSEDALRKWRRAVTIVKNPRRRFRMVADLAKRAAAERKIRSIQEKIRIALYVKRAALQFLDAGAAAGNASGQSEYKISDEVKEAGFDIDPDELASIVREHGMKGLKKNGGVDGIAEKVSVSFEEGVRTSDVSTRQKIYGCNRYTEKPPRSFLMFVWEAMQDLTLIILMICALVSIGVGIATEGWPKGMYDGLGIILSVFLVVMVTAASDYNQSLQFRDLDREKKKISIQVTRDGRKQEISIYDLVVGDVVQLSIGDIVPADGIYISGYSLVIDESSLSGESEPVNVYENKPLLLSGTKVQDGSGKMIVTAVGMRTEWGKLMETLSEGGEDETPLQVKLNGVATVIGKIGLAFAVLTFLVLTVRFLVEKALRHEFTDWSSSDAMTLLNYFAIAVTIIVVAVPEGLPLAVTLSLAFAMKKLMNEKALVRHLSACETMGSATCICTDKTGTLTTNCMVVDKIWIRGKTEVIKSRHSEGILEMGISEGVLNLLFQVIFQNTACETSKDENGKNKILGTPTEKALFEFGLLLGGDFDAQRKDFQIMKVEPFNSVRKKMSVLVALPSGELRAFCKGASEIVLKMCDKFLDDSGKSVPLFEEQILSISDVINGFASEALRTLCLAFKDLDDPAYEGSIPDFGYTLVTVVGIKDPVRPGVKDAVQTCLAAGITVRMVTGDNINTAKAIAKECGILTEGGLAIEGPEFRIMNPQQMRENIPKIQVMARSLPLDKHTLVTNLRNMFKEVVAVTGDGTNDAPALHEADIGLSMGIAGTEVAKESADVIIMDDNFRTILNVAKWGRAVYINIQKFVQFQLTVNVVALVINFASACITGSAPLTAVQLLWVNMIMDTLGALALATEPPNDGLMKRAPVGRGASFITKTMWRNIFGQSIYQLVILAVLQFDGKRLLGLSGTDATTMLNTVIFNTFVFCQVFNEINSRDIEKINVFRGMFSSWIFTGVMVITVVFQVIIVEFLGTLASTVPLSWQMWLFCVLIGAVSMPVAVVLKCIPVERGNPKQHDGYDALPPGPDQA encoded by the exons ATGGACAAGTTATTGAAGGATTTTGAAGTGGAGCCCAAGAATACATCGGAAGATGCGCTAAGGAAATGGAGACGAGCTGTTACTATTGTCAAAAATCCTCGCCGGCGTTTCCGTATGGTCGCCGATCTGGCTAAGCGAGCCGCAGCCGAACGCAAAATACGCAGCATCCAg GAAAAGATACGAATTGCTCTTTATGTCAAAAGAGCAGCTCTGCAGTTCCTTGATG CTGGAGCTGCAGCTGGAAATGCTTCTGGTCAATCTGAATACAAGATTTCAGATGAGGTTAAAGAAGCAGGTTTTGACATTGATCCAGACGAACTTGCATCCATTGTTCGTGAGCATGGTATGaagggtttgaaaaaaaatggtggaGTTGATGGGATTGCAGAGAAAGTCTCTGTCTCATTCGAAGAAGGTGTTCGCACTAGTGATGTATCTACCAGACAAAAGATTTATGGCTGCAACCGTTACACAGAGAAACCTCCTCGAAGCTTTTTAATGTTTGTGTGGGAAGCAATGCAAGACTTGACATTGATTATCCTTATGATATGTGCTTTGGTTTCTATAGGTGTAGGAATTGCTACTGAAGGGTGGCCAAAGGGCATGTATGATGGATTGGGAATCATACTTAGTGTATTCTTGGTAGTCATGGTTACTGCTGCAAGTGATTACAACCAATCCTTACAATTTAGGGACCTGGAtagggaaaagaaaaagatttctATTCAGGTGACAAGAGATGGACGAAAACAAGAGATCTCCATTTATGACTTGGTTGTTGGAGATGTGGTCCAATTATCTATTGGAGACATAGTTCCAGCTGATGGGATTTACATATCAGGATACAGCTTGGTGATTGATGAGTCAAGCTTATCAGGGGAGAGTGAACCAGTGAATGTATATGAAAATAAACCTTTACTTCTTTCAGGAACTAAAGTGCAGGATGGGTCAGGAAAGATGATAGTGACTGCAGTTGGTATGAGGACTGAATGGGGAAAGCTGATGGAAACTCTTAGTGAGGGTGGAGAAGATGAGACCCCACTTCAGGTGAAGTTGAATGGGGTTGCTACTGTTATTGGAAAGATCGGTTTGGCTTTTGCTGTGCTTACATTTTTGGTGTTAACTGTGAGGTTTCTGGTGGAAAAGGCGCTTCGTCATGAGTTCACAGATTGGTCTTCAAGTGATGCGATGACACTTCTTAACTACTTTGCTATTGCAGTAACAATAATCGTAGTTGCTGTCCCTGAAGGATTACCATTGGCAGTGACTTTGAGTCTTGCCTTTGCAATGAAGAAACTAATGAATGAGAAGGCACTTGTCAGGCATCTCTCTGCTTGTGAGACAATGGGTTCTGCTACTTGCATTTGCACAGATAAGACAGGGACGTTAACCACAAATTGTATGGTAGTTGATAAGATATGGATACGTGGAAAAACTGAAGTTATTAAAAGCAGACACAGTGAAGGCATTTTAGAGATGGGAATATCTGAAGGTGTATTAAACCTCCTGTTTCAggttatatttcaaaatactgCTTGTGAAACAAGTAAAGATGAAAATGGAAAGAACAAGATTTTAGGAACACCGACAGAGAAAGCTCTGTTTGAATTTGGCTTGCTTTTGGGCGGTGACTTTGATGCACAACGCAAAGATTTTCAGATAATGAAGGTTGAGCCTTTCAATTCTGTGAGGAAGAAGATGTCTGTGCTAGTGGCACTTCCTAGTGGGGAGCTACGAGCTTTCTGCAAAGGTGCGTCAGAAATCGTATTAAAAATGTGTGACAAGTTTCTTGATGACAGTGGAAAATCAGTTCCTCTTTTTGAAGAACAGATATTGAGCATATCAGATGTTATAAATGGCTTTGCCTCTGAAGCTCTGAGAACTCTATGCTTGGCTTTTAAAGATCTAGATGACCCTGCTTATGAAGGCAGCATCCCTGATTTTGGCTACACGTTGGTAACAGTTGTTGGAATCAAGGATCCAGTGCGTCCTGGTGTCAAGGATGCTGTTCAGACTTGTCTTGCAGCTGGCATAACTGTTCGTATGGTAACCGGTGATAATATAAATACAGCCAAAGCTATAGCCAAGGAATGTGGAATACTTACTGAGGGTGGATTGGCCATAGAAGGACCAGAGTTTCGTATCATGAATCCTCAGCAGATGAGGGAAAACATTCCCAAAATTCAG GTAATGGCTCGGTCTTTGCCTTTGGATAAGCACACCTTGGTAACCAATTTGAGGAATATGTTCAAAGAGGTGGTAGCAGTAACTGGTGATGGGACCAATGATGCTCCCGCATTGCATGAGGCTGACATTGGACTTTCTATGGGCATAGCAGGAACAGAG GTTGCAAAAGAAAGTGCTGATGTCATCATAATGGATGACAATTTTAGGACCATTTTAAATGTTGCTAAATGGGGTCGTGCAGTCTACATAAACATTCAAAAGTTTGTGCAATTCCAGCTAACAGTTAACGTTGTTGctcttgtaattaattttgcCTCTGCATGCATCACAG gATCTGCTCCCCTGACTGCTGTGCAGTTGCTTTGGGTTAACATGATTATGGACACACTTGGGGCATTGGCGCTTGCTACAGAACCTCCAAATGATGGGCTGATGAAAAGGGCACCTGTAGGGAGGGGTGCAAGCTTCATTACAAAGACCATGTGGAGGAATATATTTGGTCAGAGTATCTATCAGCTGGTCATCCTTGCAGTTCTCCAATTTGATGGGAAGCGTCTTTTAGGACTTAGTGGCACAGATGCTACCACTATGCTCAATACTGTGATATTCAACACTTTCGTGTTTTGCCAG GtgtttaatgaaataaacaGTCGTGATATAGAGAAGATTAACGTCTTCCGGGGCATGTTCAGCAGCTGGATATTCACAGGTGTTATGGTTATAACAGTCGTATTCCAAGTAATCATAGTCGAGTTCCTGGGAACTCTTGCAAGCACAGTGCCCTTGAGCTGGCAAATGTGGCTATTCTGCGTTTTAATTGGAGCTGTTAGCATGCCCGTTGCCGTTGTCCTAAAGTGCATTCCTGTTGAAAGAGGGAATCCTAAGCAGCATGATGGTTATGATGCTCTCCCCCCTGGTCCAGACCAAGCTTAA
- the LOC7496115 gene encoding calcium-transporting ATPase 4, plasma membrane-type isoform X2, giving the protein MKGLKKNGGVDGIAEKVSVSFEEGVRTSDVSTRQKIYGCNRYTEKPPRSFLMFVWEAMQDLTLIILMICALVSIGVGIATEGWPKGMYDGLGIILSVFLVVMVTAASDYNQSLQFRDLDREKKKISIQVTRDGRKQEISIYDLVVGDVVQLSIGDIVPADGIYISGYSLVIDESSLSGESEPVNVYENKPLLLSGTKVQDGSGKMIVTAVGMRTEWGKLMETLSEGGEDETPLQVKLNGVATVIGKIGLAFAVLTFLVLTVRFLVEKALRHEFTDWSSSDAMTLLNYFAIAVTIIVVAVPEGLPLAVTLSLAFAMKKLMNEKALVRHLSACETMGSATCICTDKTGTLTTNCMVVDKIWIRGKTEVIKSRHSEGILEMGISEGVLNLLFQVIFQNTACETSKDENGKNKILGTPTEKALFEFGLLLGGDFDAQRKDFQIMKVEPFNSVRKKMSVLVALPSGELRAFCKGASEIVLKMCDKFLDDSGKSVPLFEEQILSISDVINGFASEALRTLCLAFKDLDDPAYEGSIPDFGYTLVTVVGIKDPVRPGVKDAVQTCLAAGITVRMVTGDNINTAKAIAKECGILTEGGLAIEGPEFRIMNPQQMRENIPKIQVMARSLPLDKHTLVTNLRNMFKEVVAVTGDGTNDAPALHEADIGLSMGIAGTEVAKESADVIIMDDNFRTILNVAKWGRAVYINIQKFVQFQLTVNVVALVINFASACITGSAPLTAVQLLWVNMIMDTLGALALATEPPNDGLMKRAPVGRGASFITKTMWRNIFGQSIYQLVILAVLQFDGKRLLGLSGTDATTMLNTVIFNTFVFCQVFNEINSRDIEKINVFRGMFSSWIFTGVMVITVVFQVIIVEFLGTLASTVPLSWQMWLFCVLIGAVSMPVAVVLKCIPVERGNPKQHDGYDALPPGPDQA; this is encoded by the exons ATGaagggtttgaaaaaaaatggtggaGTTGATGGGATTGCAGAGAAAGTCTCTGTCTCATTCGAAGAAGGTGTTCGCACTAGTGATGTATCTACCAGACAAAAGATTTATGGCTGCAACCGTTACACAGAGAAACCTCCTCGAAGCTTTTTAATGTTTGTGTGGGAAGCAATGCAAGACTTGACATTGATTATCCTTATGATATGTGCTTTGGTTTCTATAGGTGTAGGAATTGCTACTGAAGGGTGGCCAAAGGGCATGTATGATGGATTGGGAATCATACTTAGTGTATTCTTGGTAGTCATGGTTACTGCTGCAAGTGATTACAACCAATCCTTACAATTTAGGGACCTGGAtagggaaaagaaaaagatttctATTCAGGTGACAAGAGATGGACGAAAACAAGAGATCTCCATTTATGACTTGGTTGTTGGAGATGTGGTCCAATTATCTATTGGAGACATAGTTCCAGCTGATGGGATTTACATATCAGGATACAGCTTGGTGATTGATGAGTCAAGCTTATCAGGGGAGAGTGAACCAGTGAATGTATATGAAAATAAACCTTTACTTCTTTCAGGAACTAAAGTGCAGGATGGGTCAGGAAAGATGATAGTGACTGCAGTTGGTATGAGGACTGAATGGGGAAAGCTGATGGAAACTCTTAGTGAGGGTGGAGAAGATGAGACCCCACTTCAGGTGAAGTTGAATGGGGTTGCTACTGTTATTGGAAAGATCGGTTTGGCTTTTGCTGTGCTTACATTTTTGGTGTTAACTGTGAGGTTTCTGGTGGAAAAGGCGCTTCGTCATGAGTTCACAGATTGGTCTTCAAGTGATGCGATGACACTTCTTAACTACTTTGCTATTGCAGTAACAATAATCGTAGTTGCTGTCCCTGAAGGATTACCATTGGCAGTGACTTTGAGTCTTGCCTTTGCAATGAAGAAACTAATGAATGAGAAGGCACTTGTCAGGCATCTCTCTGCTTGTGAGACAATGGGTTCTGCTACTTGCATTTGCACAGATAAGACAGGGACGTTAACCACAAATTGTATGGTAGTTGATAAGATATGGATACGTGGAAAAACTGAAGTTATTAAAAGCAGACACAGTGAAGGCATTTTAGAGATGGGAATATCTGAAGGTGTATTAAACCTCCTGTTTCAggttatatttcaaaatactgCTTGTGAAACAAGTAAAGATGAAAATGGAAAGAACAAGATTTTAGGAACACCGACAGAGAAAGCTCTGTTTGAATTTGGCTTGCTTTTGGGCGGTGACTTTGATGCACAACGCAAAGATTTTCAGATAATGAAGGTTGAGCCTTTCAATTCTGTGAGGAAGAAGATGTCTGTGCTAGTGGCACTTCCTAGTGGGGAGCTACGAGCTTTCTGCAAAGGTGCGTCAGAAATCGTATTAAAAATGTGTGACAAGTTTCTTGATGACAGTGGAAAATCAGTTCCTCTTTTTGAAGAACAGATATTGAGCATATCAGATGTTATAAATGGCTTTGCCTCTGAAGCTCTGAGAACTCTATGCTTGGCTTTTAAAGATCTAGATGACCCTGCTTATGAAGGCAGCATCCCTGATTTTGGCTACACGTTGGTAACAGTTGTTGGAATCAAGGATCCAGTGCGTCCTGGTGTCAAGGATGCTGTTCAGACTTGTCTTGCAGCTGGCATAACTGTTCGTATGGTAACCGGTGATAATATAAATACAGCCAAAGCTATAGCCAAGGAATGTGGAATACTTACTGAGGGTGGATTGGCCATAGAAGGACCAGAGTTTCGTATCATGAATCCTCAGCAGATGAGGGAAAACATTCCCAAAATTCAG GTAATGGCTCGGTCTTTGCCTTTGGATAAGCACACCTTGGTAACCAATTTGAGGAATATGTTCAAAGAGGTGGTAGCAGTAACTGGTGATGGGACCAATGATGCTCCCGCATTGCATGAGGCTGACATTGGACTTTCTATGGGCATAGCAGGAACAGAG GTTGCAAAAGAAAGTGCTGATGTCATCATAATGGATGACAATTTTAGGACCATTTTAAATGTTGCTAAATGGGGTCGTGCAGTCTACATAAACATTCAAAAGTTTGTGCAATTCCAGCTAACAGTTAACGTTGTTGctcttgtaattaattttgcCTCTGCATGCATCACAG gATCTGCTCCCCTGACTGCTGTGCAGTTGCTTTGGGTTAACATGATTATGGACACACTTGGGGCATTGGCGCTTGCTACAGAACCTCCAAATGATGGGCTGATGAAAAGGGCACCTGTAGGGAGGGGTGCAAGCTTCATTACAAAGACCATGTGGAGGAATATATTTGGTCAGAGTATCTATCAGCTGGTCATCCTTGCAGTTCTCCAATTTGATGGGAAGCGTCTTTTAGGACTTAGTGGCACAGATGCTACCACTATGCTCAATACTGTGATATTCAACACTTTCGTGTTTTGCCAG GtgtttaatgaaataaacaGTCGTGATATAGAGAAGATTAACGTCTTCCGGGGCATGTTCAGCAGCTGGATATTCACAGGTGTTATGGTTATAACAGTCGTATTCCAAGTAATCATAGTCGAGTTCCTGGGAACTCTTGCAAGCACAGTGCCCTTGAGCTGGCAAATGTGGCTATTCTGCGTTTTAATTGGAGCTGTTAGCATGCCCGTTGCCGTTGTCCTAAAGTGCATTCCTGTTGAAAGAGGGAATCCTAAGCAGCATGATGGTTATGATGCTCTCCCCCCTGGTCCAGACCAAGCTTAA
- the LOC7496116 gene encoding UDP-URONIC ACID TRANSPORTER 1, translating to MSSSKKQALFIASLIILWYSSNIGVLLLNKLLLSNYGFRFPIFLTMCHMSACAILSYLSIVFFKIVPLQVVKSKPQLLKIATLSVVFCGSVVGGNISLRYLPVSFNQAVGATTPFFTAVFAYLMTFKREAWVTYGALVPVVVGVIIASGGEPGFHLFGFIMCISATAARAFKSVLQGILLSSEGEKLNSMNLLLYMSPIAVLVLLPAALVMEPNVLDVTLELGRKHKYMWLLLLLNSTMAYSANLTNFLVTKHTSPLTLQVLGNAKGAVAVVISIFIFRNPVTFVGIAGYSMTVLGVVAYGEAKRRFR from the exons ATGTCATCATCTAAGAAACAAGCCCTTTTCATAGCTAGTCTTATAATCCTCTGGTACTCATCAAACATTGGTGTTTTGCTTCTAAACAAGCTCTTACTATCAAACTATGGATTTAGATTTCCAATCTTTCTCACAATGTGCCACATGTCAGCTTGCGCTATACTTAGTTACTTATCTATTGTTTTCTTCAAGATTGTGCCTTTGCAAGTTGTTAAATCTAAACCCCAGTTGTTAAAGATTGCAACTTTGAGTGTTGTGTTTTGTGGGTCTGTTGTTGGTGGCAATATTTCTTTGAGGTACTTGCCTGTGTCGTTTAACCAGGCTGTTGGGGCCACTACACCTTTTTTTACTGCTGTTTTTGCTTACTTGATGACTTTCAAGAGGGAAGCTTGGGTTACTTATGGCGCTCTTGTGCCTGTTGTTGTTGGTGTGATTATTGCCAGTGGA GGTGAGCCAGGTTTTCACTTGTTTGGCTTCATTATGTGCATAAGTGCGACTGCTGCAAGGGCATTCAAGTCTGTTCTTCAGGGCATCCTGCTTTCTTCTGAAGG AGAAAAGTTGAACTCAATGAATTTGCTTTTGTACATGTCCCCAATTGCTGTTTTGGTATTATTACCTGCAGCACTTGTAATGGAGCCGAATGTATTGGATGTCACTTTAGAACTTGGAAGGAAACACAAGTATATGTGGCTGCTACTTCTCCTTAATTCAACAATGGCCTACTCAGCTAACTTGACAAACTTCTTGGTTACCAAACATACAAGTCCGCTGACACTCCAG GTGTTAGGCAATGCAAAGGGTGCTGTGGCTGTTGTTATCTCAATTTTTATCTTCAGGAATCCTGTAACATTTGTAGGCATCGCCGGATATTCGATGACTGTTCTCGGGGTGGTTGCTTATGGAGAAGCAAAGAGAAGATTTAGATGA